One Osmerus mordax isolate fOsmMor3 chromosome 25, fOsmMor3.pri, whole genome shotgun sequence DNA window includes the following coding sequences:
- the LOC136933635 gene encoding cysteine-rich and transmembrane domain-containing protein 1-like: MNYEQPPPYGGMPPPTAPGYPGPMAPAYQTQPGYPDPAYAPQPQAYPTQGYQTQAYPAGSFPPGPPGVYQAQPGYQGYQVPPPGPPHPQYGWQDGSPGAPMYGDPAKNTVYVVEDRRSEGRGGGGGGGGEACLTACWTALCCCCLWDMMT; this comes from the exons atgAACTACGAGCAGCCCCCCCCCTACGGGGGTATGCCGCCCCCCACCGCCCCGGGCTACCCTGGCCCCATGGCCCCAGCCTACCAAACCCAGCCAGGGTACCCAGACCCAGCTTACGCCCCCCAGCCACAGGCCTACCCCACCCAGGGATACCAGACCCAGGCCTATCCAGCCGGCTCCTTCCCCCCCGGGCCCCCAGGAGTCTACCAGGCCCAGCCGGGGTACCAGGGGTACCAGGTgccccccccagggcccccccacccccagtacGGCTGGCAGGATGGCTCCCCTGGGGCTCCCATGTACGGAGACCCTGCTAAGAACACAG TGTACGTGGTGGAGGACAGGCggtcagagggaagaggaggaggaggaggaggggggggggaggcgtgtCTCACCGCCTGCTGGACAgccctctgctgctgctgtctctgGGATATGATGACCTGA